The following proteins are co-located in the Vigna angularis cultivar LongXiaoDou No.4 chromosome 2, ASM1680809v1, whole genome shotgun sequence genome:
- the LOC108327727 gene encoding auxin transporter-like protein 1, with protein MSRQKQGEEAMMSSLNQTVEREEGEEVKGETSHFTLKNAFWHGGSAYDAWFSCASNQVAQVLLTLPYSFAQLGVVSGVVFQVFYGLLGSYTAYLISTLYIEYRSRKEKENVSFKNHVIQWFEVLEGLLGPYWKAIGLAFNCTFLLFGSVIQLIACASNIYYINDHMDKRTWTYIFGACCATTVFIPSFHNYRIWSFLGLGMTTYTAWYLTIASLVHGQVENVTHSGPKKLVLYFTGATNILYTFGGHAVTVEIMHAMWKPQKFKYIYLYATFYVFTLTIPSAVSVYWAFGDQLLNHSNAFSLLPRTGWRDAGVILMLIHQIITFGFACTPLYFVWEKVIGMHDTKSICLRALARLPVVIPIWFLAIIFPFFGPINSAVGALLVSFTVYIIPASAHMLTFRSAAARQNAAEKLPFFIPNWTLMYVVNALVVVWVLVVGFGFGGWASMVNFIKQVDTFGLFAKCYQCPPKLTNHTLHHS; from the exons ATGTCGCGCCAGAAGCAAGGAGAAGAAGCCATGATGTCGAGTCTCAACCAAACTGTCGAGCGTGAGGAGGGAGAGGAAGTCAAAGGGGAGACGTCACATTTTACCTTAAAAAATGCTTTCTGGCATGGTGGTTCTGCCTATGATGCTTGGTTCAGCTGTGCCTCAAATCAG GTTGCCCAGGTTCTGTTGACTCTGCCTTACTCTTTCGCACAGCTAGGGGTGGTTTCAGGCGTTGTATTCCAAGTGTTCTATGGCTTGCTGGGGAGTTATACTGCTTATTTAATTAGTACTCTGTACATTGAGTACAGAAGCcggaaagagaaagagaatgtCAGCTTCAAAAACCATGTCATCCAG TGGTTTGAAGTGTTGGAAGGCTTACTGGGTCCATACTGGAAAGCCATAGGATTGGCCTTCAATTGCACTTTTCTCCTCTTTGGATCTGTTATCCAGCTCATAGCCTGTGCCAG TAATATATACTACATCAATGATCACATGGACAAGAGGACTTGGACCTACATATTCGGGGCTTGTTGTGCCACCACAGTGTTCATTCCATCATTTCACAACTACAGGATATGGTCCTTCCTTGGTCTTGGCATGACCACGTACACTGCTTGGTATTTGACCATCGCATCACTTGTTCATGGTCAG GTTGAAAATGTGACACATTCGGGCCCAAAAAAGTTGGTTTTGTATTTCACAGGCGCCACCAACATACTCTACACTTTCGGCGGGCACGCCGTCACAGT gGAAATCATGCATGCAATGTGGAAGCCTCAGaagttcaaatatatatatctgtATGCAACATTTTATGTGTTCACCCTCACTATCCCCTCTGCGGTTTCCGTGTACTGGGCATTCGGAGATCAACTTTTGAATCACTCCAATGCCTTCTCACTTCTCCCGCGTACTGGCTGGCGTGACGCTGGTGTCATCCTAATGCTCATTCACCAG ATTATCACATTTGGCTTTGCTTGTACGCCATTGTATTTTGTGTGGGAAAAAGTGATAGGGATGCATGACACAAAGAGCATATGCTTGAGGGCTCTAGCAAGGTTGCCTGTGGTCATACCGATATGGTTTTTGGCtattattttccctttctttgGGCCCATTAATTCAGCTGTGGGGGCTCTTTTGGTGAGCTTCACCGTTTACATCATTCCCGCTTCGGCCCATATGCTCACCTTCAGATCTGCTGCGGCAAGACAG AATGCTGCGGAGAAATTGCCCTTTTTCATTCCAAACTGGACATTGATGTACGTGGTGAATGCATTGGTTGTGGTGTGGGTTCTGGTGGTGGGCTTTGGGTTTGGAGGATGGGCTAGCATGgtaaatttcatcaaacaggTTGACACATTCGGACTATTTGCCAAGTGCTACCAGTGCCCGCCCAAACTCACCAACCATACCCTCCATCACTCATAA
- the LOC108328544 gene encoding anthranilate synthase alpha subunit 1, chloroplastic isoform X1 codes for MLSVTFSMSPTAVMPAKASLAFSHHIVPSGKVLYPVTFTGASSSRAPLKWRCSSFPSSYHVEEETKFIEASKNGNLIPLCQCIFSDQLTPVLAYRILVKEDDREGPSFLFESAEPSYHASSVGRYSVVGANPTMEVVAKENKVTIIDHESGNLIEKNVDDPIMVPKKISEGWKPCLIDKLPDAFCGGWAGYFSYDTVRYVEKKKLPFSNAPKDDRNLADMHLGLYESVIVFDHVEKKAYVILWVRTDRYSSVERAYKDGTEQLEKLVAKLQYGQPPRLAPGSVDLQTHHFGPQLKRSSMTKEAYKEAVLQAKEHIKAGDIFQIVLSQRFERRTFADPFEVYRALRVVNPSPYMAYLQARGCILVASSPEILTRIKKNKIVNRPLAGTARRGKTPEEDAKLESLLLKDEKQCAEHVMLVDLGRNDVGKVAKSGSVKVEQLMNIERYSHVMHISSTVSGELQEHLSSWDALRSALPVGTVSGAPKVKAMELIDELEVTRRGPYSGGFGYICFSGEMDVALALRTMVFPTGTRYDTMYSYKDLNQRREWIAYLQAGAGIVADSVPEDEHQECQNKAAALARAIDLAESSFVDNN; via the exons ATGCTCTCTGTTACATTTTCAATGTCTCCTACAGCAGTCATGCCTGCAAAGGCCTCCCTAGCCTTCTCCCATCACATTGTTCCTTCCGGTAAGGTTCTTTATCCGGTAACATTCACGGGCGCTTCATCTTCACGCGCTCCTCTCAAGTGGAGGTGTTCTTCATTTCCAAGCTCTTATCATg TTGAGGAAGAAACAAAGTTTATAGAAGCTTCAAAGAATGGGAACTTGATTCCACTCTGTCAGTGTATATTCTCTGACCAGCTTACTCCTGTTCTTGCTTACCGAATTTTAGTCAAGGAAGATGATCGAGAGGGTCCAAGTTTTCTTTTTGAGTCTGCAGAGCCTAGCTATCATGCTTCAAGTGTT GGACGCTATAGTGTTGTGGGAGCTAACCCAACCATGGAAGTTGTGGCAAAAGAAAATAAGGTTACCATAATTGACCATGAATCTGGAAATTTAATAGAGAAAAATGTTGATGATCCTATAATGGTTCCGAAAAAAATCTCAGAGGGCTGGAAACCCTGTCTCATTGATAAACTTCCGGATGCATTCTGTG GTGGCTGGGCTGGCTATTTCTCTTATGACACAGTTCGTTAtgtggaaaagaaaaagttaccATTCTCAAATGCTCCAAAGGATGATAGAAACCTTGCTGACATGCATCTTGGTTTATATGAGAGTGTGATTGTATTTGACCATGTGGAAAAg AAAGCATATGTGATTCTTTGGGTAAGAACTGATAGGTACTCCTCAGTTGAGAGGGCCTATAAGGATGGAACTGAACAATTAGAAAAATTGGTGGCCAAATTACAATATGGCCAACC TCCAAGATTGGCTCCAGGCTCTGTGGATTTACAGACTCACCATTTTGGTCCACAATTGAAGAGGTCAAGCATGACTAAAGAAGCATACAAGGAGGCAGTACTTCAGGCAAAAGAGCATATTAAAGCAGGGGATATTTTCCAGATTGTGTTAAGTCAGAGATTTGAGCGAAGAACATTTGCTGATCCATTTGAAGTTTATAGAGCATTGAGAGTGGTGAACCCAAGTCCATATATGGCCTATTTGCAG GCCAGGGGATGTATTTTAGTTGCTTCAAGTCCAGAAATTCTTACGCGTATAAAGAAG AATAAGATTGTGAACCGTCCATTGGCTGGGACAGCTAGAAGGGGAAAAACACCGGAAGAAGATGCAAAGTTAGAATCATTACTTCTgaaagatgaaaaacaatgtgCTGAGCATGTCATGTTGGTCGATTTGGGACGCAATGATGTTGGAAAG GTTGCGAAAAGTGGTTCTGTGAAAGTGGAGCAACTTATGAATATCGAACGATACTCCCATGTGATGCACATAAGCTCAACGGTAAGTGGAGAGTTGCAAGAGCATTTGAGTAGCTGGGATGCCCTGCGTAGCGCATTGCCAGTGGGAACTGTGAGTGGAGCACCAAAGGTGAAGGCGATGGAGTTGATTGATGAGTTGGAGGTGACAAGAAGAGGGCCTTACAGCGGAGGATTTGGATACATATGTTTCTCCGGCGAGATGGATGTGGCTCTTGCTCTGAGGACAATGGTATTTCCGACAGGAACAAGGTATGACACAATGTACTCATACAAAGATCTCAACCAGCGGCGCGAGTGGATTGCTTACCTTCAAGCTGGTGCTGGTATAGTTGCTGACAGTGTTCCTGAAGATGAACACCAAGAGTGTCAAAACAAAGCTGCTGCTCTTGCTCGTGCCATTGACTTGGCTGAGTCCTCATTTGTTGATAATAATTAA
- the LOC108328544 gene encoding anthranilate synthase alpha subunit 1, chloroplastic isoform X2, with amino-acid sequence MIERVQVFFLSLQSLAIMLQVFVVGANPTMEVVAKENKVTIIDHESGNLIEKNVDDPIMVPKKISEGWKPCLIDKLPDAFCGGWAGYFSYDTVRYVEKKKLPFSNAPKDDRNLADMHLGLYESVIVFDHVEKKAYVILWVRTDRYSSVERAYKDGTEQLEKLVAKLQYGQPPRLAPGSVDLQTHHFGPQLKRSSMTKEAYKEAVLQAKEHIKAGDIFQIVLSQRFERRTFADPFEVYRALRVVNPSPYMAYLQARGCILVASSPEILTRIKKNKIVNRPLAGTARRGKTPEEDAKLESLLLKDEKQCAEHVMLVDLGRNDVGKVAKSGSVKVEQLMNIERYSHVMHISSTVSGELQEHLSSWDALRSALPVGTVSGAPKVKAMELIDELEVTRRGPYSGGFGYICFSGEMDVALALRTMVFPTGTRYDTMYSYKDLNQRREWIAYLQAGAGIVADSVPEDEHQECQNKAAALARAIDLAESSFVDNN; translated from the exons ATGATCGAGAGGGTCCAAGTTTTCTTTTTGAGTCTGCAGAGCCTAGCTATCATGCTTCAAGTGTT TGTTGTGGGAGCTAACCCAACCATGGAAGTTGTGGCAAAAGAAAATAAGGTTACCATAATTGACCATGAATCTGGAAATTTAATAGAGAAAAATGTTGATGATCCTATAATGGTTCCGAAAAAAATCTCAGAGGGCTGGAAACCCTGTCTCATTGATAAACTTCCGGATGCATTCTGTG GTGGCTGGGCTGGCTATTTCTCTTATGACACAGTTCGTTAtgtggaaaagaaaaagttaccATTCTCAAATGCTCCAAAGGATGATAGAAACCTTGCTGACATGCATCTTGGTTTATATGAGAGTGTGATTGTATTTGACCATGTGGAAAAg AAAGCATATGTGATTCTTTGGGTAAGAACTGATAGGTACTCCTCAGTTGAGAGGGCCTATAAGGATGGAACTGAACAATTAGAAAAATTGGTGGCCAAATTACAATATGGCCAACC TCCAAGATTGGCTCCAGGCTCTGTGGATTTACAGACTCACCATTTTGGTCCACAATTGAAGAGGTCAAGCATGACTAAAGAAGCATACAAGGAGGCAGTACTTCAGGCAAAAGAGCATATTAAAGCAGGGGATATTTTCCAGATTGTGTTAAGTCAGAGATTTGAGCGAAGAACATTTGCTGATCCATTTGAAGTTTATAGAGCATTGAGAGTGGTGAACCCAAGTCCATATATGGCCTATTTGCAG GCCAGGGGATGTATTTTAGTTGCTTCAAGTCCAGAAATTCTTACGCGTATAAAGAAG AATAAGATTGTGAACCGTCCATTGGCTGGGACAGCTAGAAGGGGAAAAACACCGGAAGAAGATGCAAAGTTAGAATCATTACTTCTgaaagatgaaaaacaatgtgCTGAGCATGTCATGTTGGTCGATTTGGGACGCAATGATGTTGGAAAG GTTGCGAAAAGTGGTTCTGTGAAAGTGGAGCAACTTATGAATATCGAACGATACTCCCATGTGATGCACATAAGCTCAACGGTAAGTGGAGAGTTGCAAGAGCATTTGAGTAGCTGGGATGCCCTGCGTAGCGCATTGCCAGTGGGAACTGTGAGTGGAGCACCAAAGGTGAAGGCGATGGAGTTGATTGATGAGTTGGAGGTGACAAGAAGAGGGCCTTACAGCGGAGGATTTGGATACATATGTTTCTCCGGCGAGATGGATGTGGCTCTTGCTCTGAGGACAATGGTATTTCCGACAGGAACAAGGTATGACACAATGTACTCATACAAAGATCTCAACCAGCGGCGCGAGTGGATTGCTTACCTTCAAGCTGGTGCTGGTATAGTTGCTGACAGTGTTCCTGAAGATGAACACCAAGAGTGTCAAAACAAAGCTGCTGCTCTTGCTCGTGCCATTGACTTGGCTGAGTCCTCATTTGTTGATAATAATTAA
- the LOC108327649 gene encoding anthranilate synthase alpha subunit 1, chloroplastic: MQKLEAEVVKVTEFTKMFSATIPMSLTSATPANAPLSFSRRVVPPGSRFSPVSLTGISFSRAPFTLRCSSLKNSSHRTKFEEAAKKANLIPLYQCIFSDHLTPVVAHQILLEDDDREAPSFLFESDELSCDVGRYSVVGAHPAMEVLAKENKVAIIDHVAGTLSDKTVDDPIMIPREISEGWKPYLIDELPDAFCGWAGFFSYDTVRYVEKKKLSFLNAPSNDKNFWDMHLGLYESVIVFDHVEKKAYLIQWVRIDRYSTVESAYNDGMEKLEKLAAKLQDVKARRLEPGFVDLHTHHFGPPLKKSSMTTEAYKEAVLRAKEHINAGDIFQIVLSQRFERRTFADPFEIYRALRVVNPSPYMAYLQARGCILVASSPEILTRIKKNKIVNRPLAGTTRRGNTPEEDARLEEMLLKDEKQRAEHVMLVDLGRNDVGKVAKSGSVKVEQLMNIERYSHVMHISSTITGEMQEHLSCWDVLRSALPVGTVSGAPKVKAMELIDKMEVTRRGPYGGGFGYISFFGEMDIALALRTMVIPTRTYDRNLHQRQEWVAYLQAGAGIVADSVPADEYQECQNKAAALARAIDLAESAFVHHGIQTSPQ, translated from the exons ATGCAAAAATTAGAAGCAGAAGTTGTTAAAGTAACAGAGTTTACAAAGATGTTTTCTGCTACAATTCCAATGTCTCTTACTTCCGCCACTCCTGCAAATGCCCCTCTATCTTTCTCCCGGCGCGTGGTTCCCCCCGGAAGCCGTTTTTCTCCGGTTTCACTCACTGGCATATCCTTCTCACGCGCTCCTTTCACGTTGAGGTGCTCTTCCCTAAAAAATTCTTCCCATC GAACAAAGTTTGAAGAGGCTGCAAAGAAGGCGAATTTGATTCCTCTCTATCAGTGCATTTTCTCCGACCACCTTACTCCGGTCGTTGCTCACCAGATTTTGCTTGAAGACGATGATAGGGAGGCTCCAAGCTTTCTCTTTGAGTCTGATGAATTAAGTTGTGATGTG GGGCGCTATAGTGTTGTTGGAGCTCATCCTGCAATGGAGGTTCTGGCAAAAGAAAACAAGGTTGCGATTATTGATCATGTAGCTGGAACTTTATCTGATAAAACGGTTGATGATCCTATCATGATTCCGAGAGAAATCTCAGAGGGTTGGAAACCCTATCTAATAGATGAACTTCCTGATGCATTTT GTGGTTGGGCAGGTTTTTTCTCATACGATACAGTTCGTTAtgtggaaaagaaaaaactatcaTTTTTAAATGCTCCATCGAATGATAAGAACTTTTGGGACATGCATCTGGGCCTCTACGAGAGTGTCATTGTGTTTGACCATGTCGAAAAG AAAGCATATTTGATTCAATGGGTGAGGATTGATCGCTACTCCACGGTTGAGAGTGCTTACAATGATGGAatggaaaaattagaaaaattagctGCCAAATTACAAGATGTTAAAGC TCGAAGGCTGGAGCCAGGCTTTGTGGATTTACACACTCACCATTTTGGTCCACCTTTGAAGAAGTCGAGCATGACAACTGAAGCATACAAGGAAGCAGTCCTTCGGGCCAAAGAACACATTAATGCAGGGGATATTTTCCAGATTGTGTTAAGTCAGAGATTTGAACGAAGAACATTTGCTGATCCATTTGAAATTTACAGAGCACTGAGAGTTGTGAACCCAAGTCCATATATGGCCTATTTGCAG GCTAGGGGGTGTATTCTGGTTGCTTCAAGTCCAGAGATTCTTACTCGTATAAAGAAG AATAAGATTGTGAATCGTCCTTTGGCTGGGACAACCAGAAGGGGCAACACACCTGAAGAAGACGCGAGGTTAGAAGAAATGTTGCTGAAAGACGAAAAGCAACGTGCAGAGCATGTAATGTTGGTTGATTTGGGACGCAATGATGTTGGAAAG GTTGCAAAATCTGGTTCTGTGAAAGTGGAGCAACTTATGAATATCGAACGATATTCCCATGTTATGCACATAAGCTCAACG ATAACGGGAGAGATGCAAGAACATTTGAGTTGCTGGGATGTGCTGCGTTCTGCATTGCCGGTTGGAACCGTGAGTGGAGCACCAAAG GTGAAGGCGATGGAGTTGATCGATAAGATGGAGGTGACAAGGAGAGGGCCCTACGGTGGAGGATTTGGATACATATCTTTCTTTGGGGAGATGGACATTGCCCTTGCTCTAAGGACAATGGTAATTCCGACAAGAACGTATGACCGAAATCTCCACCAACGTCAGGAGTGGGTTGCTTATCTTCAAGCTGGCGCTGGTATTGTTGCTGATAGTGTTCCTGCTGATGAGTACCAAGAGTGTCAGAACAAAGCTGCTGCTCTTGCTCGTGCTATTGACTTGGCTGAGTCAGCTTTTGTTCATCATGGAATTCAAACATCTCCTCAATAA